The following are from one region of the Juglans regia cultivar Chandler chromosome 10, Walnut 2.0, whole genome shotgun sequence genome:
- the LOC108981914 gene encoding protein HESO1-like isoform X1, whose product MALSGKVLQKKAKKLELRGLQKNKINPMHLSDLDELLNDIFVSCLPKPIDYDHRRDLVRIFNAIAKEIYGNADESPVVEAFGSFVMDIFCAGSDIDLSVNFSNTAVKISRQKRIETLRKFAKKFHTLQRGGHVDRLQTITTARVPVVKVIDRGTGIECDLSVENRDGIAKSQIVHMVSMIDERFRKLSFLVKAWAKAHGINSSKDRTLNSLSLVSLVAFHLQTRDPPILPPFSALFKDGTDPGSVARNVHNYLDYGKKNIESLAELFITLLIKLESVETLWKEGLCASLYEGSWTSKSWDSELNFISVEDFTEQSQNVARAVGRQEVKKIYECVQYSLGYLLTFLGGRMQRPTLRDILFGVNAVSTLPDISTRNPVDGENTASPVPSNPRPMKKQRIMEGRKGQQFVEGSGRKQNYDASRLGNNLYHSAGTLTSAPTQFPIGIEGSHGQPLNQPIIYPQTSPWFGAPPHSQDPIFPNQYPGQFNSLSLQDLIISGLLLGSFYP is encoded by the exons GAGCTacttaatgatatttttgtttcctGTCTCCCAAAACCAATTGATTATGACCACCGGAGAGATTTGGTTCGTATCTTCAATGCAATAGCAAAGGAAATATATG GCAATGCTGATGAGTCTCCTGTCGTGGAGGCATTTGGCTCTTTCGTAATGGATATATTCTGTGCTGGAAGTGATATAGATTTATCTGTGAATTTCAGCAACACGGCTGTTAAAATTTCTCGACAGAAGAGGATTGAAACCCTCAGAAAGTTTGCAAAAAAGTTTCACACTCTTCAAA GGGGAGGACATGTTGATCGCCTTCAGACAATCACAACGGCAAGGGTGCCAGTTGTCAAAGTCATTGATCGTGGAACTGGAATTGAATGTGATTTATCAGTTGAGAATAGGGATGGTATTGCAAAATCCCAGATTGTCCACATGGTTTCTATGATTGATGAAAGGTTTCGGAAGCTTAGTTTTTTG gtgaaaGCTTGGGCAAAGGCACATGGCATTAATAGTTCCAAAGATCGAACTCTGAACTCTTTATCCCTAGTATCATTGGTTGCCTTCCATTTGCAG ACTCGAGATCCTCCAATTCTACCTCCCTTTTCCGCTTTATTTAAAG ATGGAACTGATCCTGGAAGTGTGGCAAGAAATGTTCATAATTATTTGGACTATGGAAAAAAGAATATAGAATCCTTGGCAGAGCTTTTCATTACTCTACTTATTAAG CTAGAATCAGTTGAGACGCTTTGGAAGGAAGGTCTCTGTGCCAGCTTATATGAAGGATCTTGGACATCTAAATCATGGGATTCTGAGTTGAACTTTATAAGT GTTGAGGATTTCACAGAACAATCCCAAAATGTTGCGAGGGCAGTAGGAAGACAAGAAGTTAAAAAGATCTACGAATGTGTGCAATATTCCCTTGGTTACCTTTTGACCTTTCTAGGTGGCCGGATGCAGCGACCAACATTAAGGGATATTTTGTTTGGTGTCAATGCAGTATCTACATTACCGGATATAAGTACTAGAAATCCTGTGGATGGTGAAAATACAGCTAGTCCTGTTCCGAGTAATCCTCGTCCAATGAAGAAGCAGCGTATAATGGAAGGGCGGAAAGGACAACAGTTTGTGGAAGGCTCGGGAAGAAAGCAGAACTATGATGCTTCTCGGTTAGGTAATAATTTGTACCACAGTGCTGGGACACTTACTTCTGCTCCAACTCAATTTCCAATAGGTATTGAAGGGTCACATGGTCAACCACTAAATCAACCCATTATTTATCCACAAACTTCACCTTGGTTTGGTGCTCCACCACACAGTCAAGATCCAATTTTTCCGAACCAATACCCGGGACAATTTAATTCTTTATCTCTACAAGACTTGATAATTTCTGGCCTTCTACTTGGTTCTTTCTATCCTTAA
- the LOC108981914 gene encoding protein HESO1-like isoform X4, which translates to MDIFCAGSDIDLSVNFSNTAVKISRQKRIETLRKFAKKFHTLQRGGHVDRLQTITTARVPVVKVIDRGTGIECDLSVENRDGIAKSQIVHMVSMIDERFRKLSFLVKAWAKAHGINSSKDRTLNSLSLVSLVAFHLQTRDPPILPPFSALFKDGTDPGSVARNVHNYLDYGKKNIESLAELFITLLIKLESVETLWKEGLCASLYEGSWTSKSWDSELNFISVEDFTEQSQNVARAVGRQEVKKIYECVQYSLGYLLTFLGGRMQRPTLRDILFGVNAVSTLPDISTRNPVDGENTASPVPSNPRPMKKQRIMEGRKGQQFVEGSGRKQNYDASRLGNNLYHSAGTLTSAPTQFPIGIEGSHGQPLNQPIIYPQTSPWFGAPPHSQDPIFPNQYPGQFNSLSLQDLIISGLLLGSFYP; encoded by the exons ATGGATATATTCTGTGCTGGAAGTGATATAGATTTATCTGTGAATTTCAGCAACACGGCTGTTAAAATTTCTCGACAGAAGAGGATTGAAACCCTCAGAAAGTTTGCAAAAAAGTTTCACACTCTTCAAA GGGGAGGACATGTTGATCGCCTTCAGACAATCACAACGGCAAGGGTGCCAGTTGTCAAAGTCATTGATCGTGGAACTGGAATTGAATGTGATTTATCAGTTGAGAATAGGGATGGTATTGCAAAATCCCAGATTGTCCACATGGTTTCTATGATTGATGAAAGGTTTCGGAAGCTTAGTTTTTTG gtgaaaGCTTGGGCAAAGGCACATGGCATTAATAGTTCCAAAGATCGAACTCTGAACTCTTTATCCCTAGTATCATTGGTTGCCTTCCATTTGCAG ACTCGAGATCCTCCAATTCTACCTCCCTTTTCCGCTTTATTTAAAG ATGGAACTGATCCTGGAAGTGTGGCAAGAAATGTTCATAATTATTTGGACTATGGAAAAAAGAATATAGAATCCTTGGCAGAGCTTTTCATTACTCTACTTATTAAG CTAGAATCAGTTGAGACGCTTTGGAAGGAAGGTCTCTGTGCCAGCTTATATGAAGGATCTTGGACATCTAAATCATGGGATTCTGAGTTGAACTTTATAAGT GTTGAGGATTTCACAGAACAATCCCAAAATGTTGCGAGGGCAGTAGGAAGACAAGAAGTTAAAAAGATCTACGAATGTGTGCAATATTCCCTTGGTTACCTTTTGACCTTTCTAGGTGGCCGGATGCAGCGACCAACATTAAGGGATATTTTGTTTGGTGTCAATGCAGTATCTACATTACCGGATATAAGTACTAGAAATCCTGTGGATGGTGAAAATACAGCTAGTCCTGTTCCGAGTAATCCTCGTCCAATGAAGAAGCAGCGTATAATGGAAGGGCGGAAAGGACAACAGTTTGTGGAAGGCTCGGGAAGAAAGCAGAACTATGATGCTTCTCGGTTAGGTAATAATTTGTACCACAGTGCTGGGACACTTACTTCTGCTCCAACTCAATTTCCAATAGGTATTGAAGGGTCACATGGTCAACCACTAAATCAACCCATTATTTATCCACAAACTTCACCTTGGTTTGGTGCTCCACCACACAGTCAAGATCCAATTTTTCCGAACCAATACCCGGGACAATTTAATTCTTTATCTCTACAAGACTTGATAATTTCTGGCCTTCTACTTGGTTCTTTCTATCCTTAA
- the LOC108981914 gene encoding protein HESO1-like isoform X2 produces MHLSDLDELLNDIFVSCLPKPIDYDHRRDLVRIFNAIAKEIYGNADESPVVEAFGSFVMDIFCAGSDIDLSVNFSNTAVKISRQKRIETLRKFAKKFHTLQRGGHVDRLQTITTARVPVVKVIDRGTGIECDLSVENRDGIAKSQIVHMVSMIDERFRKLSFLVKAWAKAHGINSSKDRTLNSLSLVSLVAFHLQTRDPPILPPFSALFKDGTDPGSVARNVHNYLDYGKKNIESLAELFITLLIKLESVETLWKEGLCASLYEGSWTSKSWDSELNFISVEDFTEQSQNVARAVGRQEVKKIYECVQYSLGYLLTFLGGRMQRPTLRDILFGVNAVSTLPDISTRNPVDGENTASPVPSNPRPMKKQRIMEGRKGQQFVEGSGRKQNYDASRLGNNLYHSAGTLTSAPTQFPIGIEGSHGQPLNQPIIYPQTSPWFGAPPHSQDPIFPNQYPGQFNSLSLQDLIISGLLLGSFYP; encoded by the exons GAGCTacttaatgatatttttgtttcctGTCTCCCAAAACCAATTGATTATGACCACCGGAGAGATTTGGTTCGTATCTTCAATGCAATAGCAAAGGAAATATATG GCAATGCTGATGAGTCTCCTGTCGTGGAGGCATTTGGCTCTTTCGTAATGGATATATTCTGTGCTGGAAGTGATATAGATTTATCTGTGAATTTCAGCAACACGGCTGTTAAAATTTCTCGACAGAAGAGGATTGAAACCCTCAGAAAGTTTGCAAAAAAGTTTCACACTCTTCAAA GGGGAGGACATGTTGATCGCCTTCAGACAATCACAACGGCAAGGGTGCCAGTTGTCAAAGTCATTGATCGTGGAACTGGAATTGAATGTGATTTATCAGTTGAGAATAGGGATGGTATTGCAAAATCCCAGATTGTCCACATGGTTTCTATGATTGATGAAAGGTTTCGGAAGCTTAGTTTTTTG gtgaaaGCTTGGGCAAAGGCACATGGCATTAATAGTTCCAAAGATCGAACTCTGAACTCTTTATCCCTAGTATCATTGGTTGCCTTCCATTTGCAG ACTCGAGATCCTCCAATTCTACCTCCCTTTTCCGCTTTATTTAAAG ATGGAACTGATCCTGGAAGTGTGGCAAGAAATGTTCATAATTATTTGGACTATGGAAAAAAGAATATAGAATCCTTGGCAGAGCTTTTCATTACTCTACTTATTAAG CTAGAATCAGTTGAGACGCTTTGGAAGGAAGGTCTCTGTGCCAGCTTATATGAAGGATCTTGGACATCTAAATCATGGGATTCTGAGTTGAACTTTATAAGT GTTGAGGATTTCACAGAACAATCCCAAAATGTTGCGAGGGCAGTAGGAAGACAAGAAGTTAAAAAGATCTACGAATGTGTGCAATATTCCCTTGGTTACCTTTTGACCTTTCTAGGTGGCCGGATGCAGCGACCAACATTAAGGGATATTTTGTTTGGTGTCAATGCAGTATCTACATTACCGGATATAAGTACTAGAAATCCTGTGGATGGTGAAAATACAGCTAGTCCTGTTCCGAGTAATCCTCGTCCAATGAAGAAGCAGCGTATAATGGAAGGGCGGAAAGGACAACAGTTTGTGGAAGGCTCGGGAAGAAAGCAGAACTATGATGCTTCTCGGTTAGGTAATAATTTGTACCACAGTGCTGGGACACTTACTTCTGCTCCAACTCAATTTCCAATAGGTATTGAAGGGTCACATGGTCAACCACTAAATCAACCCATTATTTATCCACAAACTTCACCTTGGTTTGGTGCTCCACCACACAGTCAAGATCCAATTTTTCCGAACCAATACCCGGGACAATTTAATTCTTTATCTCTACAAGACTTGATAATTTCTGGCCTTCTACTTGGTTCTTTCTATCCTTAA
- the LOC108981914 gene encoding protein HESO1-like isoform X3, producing the protein MALSGKGNADESPVVEAFGSFVMDIFCAGSDIDLSVNFSNTAVKISRQKRIETLRKFAKKFHTLQRGGHVDRLQTITTARVPVVKVIDRGTGIECDLSVENRDGIAKSQIVHMVSMIDERFRKLSFLVKAWAKAHGINSSKDRTLNSLSLVSLVAFHLQTRDPPILPPFSALFKDGTDPGSVARNVHNYLDYGKKNIESLAELFITLLIKLESVETLWKEGLCASLYEGSWTSKSWDSELNFISVEDFTEQSQNVARAVGRQEVKKIYECVQYSLGYLLTFLGGRMQRPTLRDILFGVNAVSTLPDISTRNPVDGENTASPVPSNPRPMKKQRIMEGRKGQQFVEGSGRKQNYDASRLGNNLYHSAGTLTSAPTQFPIGIEGSHGQPLNQPIIYPQTSPWFGAPPHSQDPIFPNQYPGQFNSLSLQDLIISGLLLGSFYP; encoded by the exons GCAATGCTGATGAGTCTCCTGTCGTGGAGGCATTTGGCTCTTTCGTAATGGATATATTCTGTGCTGGAAGTGATATAGATTTATCTGTGAATTTCAGCAACACGGCTGTTAAAATTTCTCGACAGAAGAGGATTGAAACCCTCAGAAAGTTTGCAAAAAAGTTTCACACTCTTCAAA GGGGAGGACATGTTGATCGCCTTCAGACAATCACAACGGCAAGGGTGCCAGTTGTCAAAGTCATTGATCGTGGAACTGGAATTGAATGTGATTTATCAGTTGAGAATAGGGATGGTATTGCAAAATCCCAGATTGTCCACATGGTTTCTATGATTGATGAAAGGTTTCGGAAGCTTAGTTTTTTG gtgaaaGCTTGGGCAAAGGCACATGGCATTAATAGTTCCAAAGATCGAACTCTGAACTCTTTATCCCTAGTATCATTGGTTGCCTTCCATTTGCAG ACTCGAGATCCTCCAATTCTACCTCCCTTTTCCGCTTTATTTAAAG ATGGAACTGATCCTGGAAGTGTGGCAAGAAATGTTCATAATTATTTGGACTATGGAAAAAAGAATATAGAATCCTTGGCAGAGCTTTTCATTACTCTACTTATTAAG CTAGAATCAGTTGAGACGCTTTGGAAGGAAGGTCTCTGTGCCAGCTTATATGAAGGATCTTGGACATCTAAATCATGGGATTCTGAGTTGAACTTTATAAGT GTTGAGGATTTCACAGAACAATCCCAAAATGTTGCGAGGGCAGTAGGAAGACAAGAAGTTAAAAAGATCTACGAATGTGTGCAATATTCCCTTGGTTACCTTTTGACCTTTCTAGGTGGCCGGATGCAGCGACCAACATTAAGGGATATTTTGTTTGGTGTCAATGCAGTATCTACATTACCGGATATAAGTACTAGAAATCCTGTGGATGGTGAAAATACAGCTAGTCCTGTTCCGAGTAATCCTCGTCCAATGAAGAAGCAGCGTATAATGGAAGGGCGGAAAGGACAACAGTTTGTGGAAGGCTCGGGAAGAAAGCAGAACTATGATGCTTCTCGGTTAGGTAATAATTTGTACCACAGTGCTGGGACACTTACTTCTGCTCCAACTCAATTTCCAATAGGTATTGAAGGGTCACATGGTCAACCACTAAATCAACCCATTATTTATCCACAAACTTCACCTTGGTTTGGTGCTCCACCACACAGTCAAGATCCAATTTTTCCGAACCAATACCCGGGACAATTTAATTCTTTATCTCTACAAGACTTGATAATTTCTGGCCTTCTACTTGGTTCTTTCTATCCTTAA